In a single window of the Pseudodesulfovibrio profundus genome:
- a CDS encoding glycoside hydrolase family 3 protein, with protein sequence MRTYLTAFLLIITIIAPATAHSQDEELDIMIGQMLMVGFRGYSAPEDAPVIRDITQYHVGGVILFDKDMSRWYNRKRNIRSPKQVASLTESLQSAADIPLFIAVDQEGGNVQRLKAKYGFPPTPSAQTLGSQDDAAVHKAARSIASTLDAAGFNMNFSPVADVNVNPNSPAIGKIGRSFSSDPSRVTRCNAIFLEAFAQQGIVGSLKHFPGHGSAGADSHYGVTDVTNTWSESELIPYRTLIGNGSVQMIMTAHIFNGKLDPIYPATLSKAIITGLLRERLGFNGVVITDDMDMRAITDAFGRAKAIQLAIEAGADILLFGNNITFDEDVAPTAHGIIKELVETGVIPRKRISRSYDRIMRLKNTLKQ encoded by the coding sequence ATGCGCACATACCTGACCGCTTTTCTGCTCATCATCACGATCATCGCGCCCGCCACTGCCCATTCGCAGGACGAGGAGCTTGATATCATGATCGGACAGATGCTCATGGTCGGATTTCGCGGCTACTCGGCACCGGAGGATGCACCGGTAATTCGTGATATCACGCAATACCATGTGGGCGGCGTTATTCTTTTCGATAAAGACATGTCCCGCTGGTACAACAGGAAACGCAATATCCGCAGCCCCAAACAGGTTGCCTCACTTACTGAATCCTTGCAGTCGGCCGCAGATATCCCGCTGTTTATCGCCGTGGATCAGGAAGGCGGCAATGTGCAACGCCTCAAAGCCAAATACGGATTTCCCCCAACACCTTCGGCCCAGACACTCGGCAGTCAGGACGATGCTGCCGTCCACAAGGCAGCCAGGTCCATAGCATCCACACTCGACGCCGCCGGATTCAACATGAATTTCTCTCCGGTCGCGGATGTTAACGTCAACCCGAACAGTCCGGCCATCGGCAAGATAGGCAGGAGCTTTTCATCCGACCCGAGTCGCGTAACACGCTGCAACGCCATTTTCCTCGAGGCGTTCGCGCAGCAGGGAATAGTTGGCAGCCTGAAACATTTTCCCGGCCACGGAAGCGCAGGAGCAGACAGCCACTACGGCGTAACCGACGTCACCAACACATGGTCAGAATCCGAATTGATCCCGTATCGCACATTGATCGGTAACGGCTCAGTGCAGATGATCATGACCGCCCATATTTTCAATGGAAAGCTCGACCCCATCTATCCGGCGACTCTTTCAAAGGCCATCATCACGGGTCTTTTGCGGGAACGTCTCGGATTCAACGGCGTTGTCATCACCGATGATATGGACATGCGCGCCATAACCGATGCATTCGGCCGAGCCAAAGCCATCCAACTCGCCATCGAAGCCGGGGCCGACATCCTGCTTTTCGGCAACAACATCACCTTTGACGAGGATGTTGCTCCCACCGCACATGGAATCATAAAGGAACTGGTCGAAACCGGCGTCATCCCACGCAAACGGATCAGCCGTTCCTATGACCGGATCATGCGCCTGAAGAATACGCTGAAACAATAA
- a CDS encoding metal ABC transporter permease, with amino-acid sequence MIELLQFDFMQNALVAGLLASIICGIVGTLVVVNRIVFISGGIAHASYGGVGLAFFFGLPILPVTTIFTLFTALIMALVTLRARERSDTVIGVLWAAGMALGIILLDLSPGYNVDLMSYLFGSILAVPRSDLWIMAGLAAVVLLVVFACYRGFQVMSFDEEFARSRGVPVGVLHFVLIALVGLSVVMIIRVVGLILVIALLTIPPFIAERRTRSLSAMMLVSTLLSVAFTVVGLLVSAMADITSGATIIAVAATSFFLSFLLPEKKA; translated from the coding sequence ATGATCGAGCTGCTCCAATTCGATTTCATGCAAAACGCCCTTGTGGCCGGTCTGCTGGCCAGCATCATCTGCGGCATTGTGGGCACGCTCGTTGTGGTCAATCGGATAGTCTTCATCTCCGGTGGTATTGCCCATGCGTCCTATGGCGGCGTCGGGCTGGCCTTCTTTTTCGGCCTGCCCATCCTGCCTGTGACAACGATATTCACCCTGTTCACCGCGTTGATCATGGCCTTGGTGACCCTGCGCGCCCGGGAACGCTCGGATACGGTTATCGGCGTACTGTGGGCAGCGGGTATGGCGCTGGGTATCATCCTGCTCGACTTGTCCCCCGGCTACAATGTGGACCTGATGAGTTATCTCTTCGGTTCGATTCTGGCAGTACCACGCTCTGATCTCTGGATAATGGCCGGACTCGCCGCAGTGGTATTGCTGGTGGTCTTTGCCTGCTACAGAGGCTTTCAGGTCATGTCCTTTGACGAGGAATTCGCCAGAAGCCGCGGCGTCCCGGTGGGAGTGCTCCATTTTGTGCTCATCGCACTGGTGGGACTGAGTGTCGTGATGATCATCCGGGTGGTCGGTTTGATTCTGGTCATAGCGCTGCTGACCATCCCGCCCTTCATTGCCGAGCGGCGAACCCGTTCGTTGAGTGCCATGATGCTGGTATCGACTCTACTGAGCGTGGCGTTCACCGTTGTCGGCCTGCTGGTATCGGCCATGGCGGATATCACGTCAGGCGCTACGATCATCGCAGTTGCTGCGACCTCGTTTTTTCTTTCGTTTCTGCTGCCCGAGAAAAAGGCATAG
- a CDS encoding metal ABC transporter ATP-binding protein gives MADPVIEIQDVSLSFGTVPVLDNVSLTVERGDFMAVLGPNGGGKSTLLKIMLGLLKPDSGSVSVLGEAPGMVGERIGYLPQYTHVSSFFPITVVDAVLMGTVRPGLMGLSGLSRPTKELDKAKEALERVDMLDHADRRLAGLSGGQRQRVFIARALVGSPELLLLDEPTASVDSSHRSSLFSLLTKLNREMTVIMVSHDISSLASGVKSVACVNRDLHFHKAPEITRDMYKMSYGGDGDNCCPVELVTHGDLPHRVLGFHGVSDSSDEEESK, from the coding sequence GTGGCTGACCCAGTGATTGAAATTCAGGATGTTTCCCTCTCATTCGGTACCGTTCCGGTCTTGGACAATGTCTCCCTGACTGTCGAGCGCGGCGATTTCATGGCTGTGCTCGGCCCCAATGGGGGAGGAAAATCCACATTGCTCAAGATCATGCTTGGGCTGCTCAAGCCCGATAGCGGGTCTGTTTCCGTTCTGGGCGAAGCACCCGGGATGGTCGGGGAGCGAATCGGATATCTTCCACAATACACCCATGTTTCAAGCTTCTTTCCCATTACCGTCGTCGATGCCGTGCTCATGGGAACCGTACGTCCGGGCCTGATGGGGTTGAGCGGGCTATCTCGTCCAACAAAGGAACTGGACAAGGCAAAGGAAGCCCTTGAACGGGTGGACATGCTCGACCATGCCGATCGACGTCTGGCAGGACTTTCAGGCGGGCAACGGCAGCGGGTGTTCATTGCACGCGCATTGGTCGGCTCTCCCGAATTGCTTCTACTGGATGAGCCCACGGCGAGCGTTGATTCAAGCCACCGGAGTTCCCTTTTTTCCCTGCTCACGAAACTGAACCGCGAGATGACCGTAATCATGGTCAGCCACGATATTTCCTCGCTGGCATCAGGAGTCAAATCCGTTGCCTGCGTCAATCGCGATCTGCACTTCCACAAGGCCCCGGAGATCACCAGAGACATGTATAAAATGAGCTATGGCGGTGATGGGGATAATTGCTGCCCGGTGGAGCTGGTAACTCACGGCGATCTGCCGCATCGGGTGCTTGGTTTTCATGGCGTGTCGGATTCTTCCGATGAGGAGGAATCCAAATGA
- a CDS encoding rhomboid family intramembrane serine protease — protein MSNESTPPGVLSRTFRPQWVDIASELYGVEPDSSECRLDHATAKLWTLILASRAIPYRMRNRSAEEGGGHSVQTQAWSLERAVEEIRLHRDENVPDGRGMFLHDLRPVGGREATMALMLCMLLFFWIYNRTYPAIAMFPQKWLNHGSADALEILNGEWWRVFTALTLHGDGAHVLGNAIIGGVFIWLAARRLGSGLAWILAILGGGMGNWINAMVLGPPHNSIGFSTASFAAAGLLAGVASFHVGGGQHGLGSGSIVQRFLRFLSSALIPFAAGLGLLAMLGAGEDTDLGAHLFGFVSGLGLGTLTGLLVSRTGLPTRGFDIGLYICAMGLILAAWGLAWLA, from the coding sequence ATGTCGAACGAATCAACCCCTCCCGGCGTTCTATCCCGTACTTTTCGGCCCCAATGGGTGGACATCGCGTCCGAATTATATGGTGTGGAACCAGATAGTTCCGAGTGCAGGCTGGATCACGCCACGGCAAAACTGTGGACGCTGATTCTTGCTTCCCGTGCCATCCCGTACCGAATGCGTAATCGTTCGGCAGAGGAGGGGGGCGGCCACAGTGTGCAGACGCAGGCCTGGTCATTGGAGCGGGCTGTCGAAGAAATCCGGTTACACCGCGATGAAAACGTACCCGATGGTCGGGGGATGTTTCTCCACGATTTGCGCCCAGTAGGAGGAAGGGAAGCCACCATGGCCCTCATGCTGTGCATGCTTCTTTTCTTCTGGATATATAATCGAACCTATCCGGCCATTGCCATGTTTCCGCAGAAATGGCTGAATCATGGTAGCGCTGACGCTCTCGAAATTCTCAACGGAGAATGGTGGCGTGTCTTCACGGCCCTGACCCTGCATGGCGATGGCGCGCACGTATTGGGTAACGCGATCATCGGCGGTGTCTTCATCTGGCTGGCGGCGCGCAGACTTGGCTCCGGGCTGGCCTGGATTCTGGCCATTCTGGGCGGTGGTATGGGCAACTGGATCAATGCCATGGTGCTTGGGCCACCGCATAATTCCATCGGGTTCTCCACGGCATCCTTTGCCGCAGCAGGGCTTCTGGCCGGAGTTGCCAGTTTTCATGTGGGCGGGGGACAACACGGTTTGGGCAGCGGGAGTATTGTTCAGCGATTCCTTCGATTTCTCAGTTCCGCGCTGATCCCGTTTGCAGCGGGACTCGGGTTGCTGGCCATGCTTGGCGCTGGCGAGGACACCGATCTTGGCGCGCACCTGTTCGGCTTTGTTAGCGGCCTTGGTTTGGGTACGCTGACCGGGCTGCTTGTCTCCCGAACTGGTCTCCCGACCCGCGGATTTGACATCGGACTATATATTTGTGCCATGGGTCTGATATTGGCGGCATGGGGGTTGGCGTGGTTGGCATGA